The window TTATGGGAATACATTTTCTTCCGACTCTTGTAGTCTTTTTAGCAATGATTCCGGGATTTTACGTTTTGCAATTAGATTTAAATCCGAATATCTGGACTTATTTAAGTTGCGCATTATGTGTATTTGCAGCTGTTCTACAGTTAGTTTCCGATATTCAAATGCATCGTTTCCGTAAGAATAATAAAGGAAGAGTTTGTAACAACGGACTATGGAAATATTCCCGTCATCCTAATTATCTCGGAGAAATATTATTGTGGTGGGGTGTTTATTTTATTTTGATTTCTGTTGCTCCTCAATATTGGTGGACTATTTTCGGGCCTATTGTCAACAATTTGTTATTCGTCTTTATAAGCATACCTTTAATGGAAAAAAGACAAATAAAAAACAAACCGGAATATGTTGAATATATAAAGATAACCGGAAGTTTATTGCCGAAAATAGGTAAAAACAACTAATTTCGATTCGGAAATAATCATTGTGAGATTTTACTAACAGTAAATCTCACAATAGGTCCTGCGACAAGAATTTGCCAAAGCAATGCCATCGGAAAGTTTATCACGATAGTTTTTATCCAGATGGATAAGAAACTGCTATTGAAACCATTCTTAAAAGCAAAAGTAGCTACTAAACTCATTATTGGACACATTACTAATACTGTTGAAATTTGTCTTACTAAAATAATGGCTAAAGGACGACCGGTTTCTATATTTACAAATTTAGAAGCTATGATTTCAGCTAATTTGCTTCCTATTAATGCTTGTAATATTATGACTGTTGCCATAAGCCAACAAAGTTCAAATAAAGGTATTATAAACGAACTTAAACTAATAGAATTTGTTGCAATAATATGATTATATGATTCCATTCCGAAAACCATAAGGAACGACATAAAGAGCGAAAATATAATTTTTTGTTTCCTTGTCTTTAACATAAGATTTTTTTAGGCTGCAAAAGTACGAATTTTTCATTTCTATTGTAACCTCAAAAAACAAAAAATTTAGTAATTTTTTTTGTTTATCTATGAAAGACAGATAGATTGGCACTGTCCGCAAACAAGTGACTTTATATAAGATGTGGCAGACCCGTCGAAATTTTTGGAGAAAATTAGATGTTTTTCTCCGGTTTAAATTATTGCGGTAAGAATTCCTCTCTGATACTTAGTTTATCTAAAAATTTTCACCCTTCAATTATTCTATTGCTATATAAATTTCCGTTTTTAGTTTCTCCGGAGCAACTCGTGCGGGATTGCTGATATACTTTTCAAAACACTGATAATTTCTCAGTTTATACCCGCTTTCGGGAAGCCATTCGGAATAAATAGTATCGTAAACCATATCAAGCTTATCATAAGTACCTTGGTAAAGAAAAACAGCAAAGCGGCCGCCTTCAATTGTTTTAACACCAATTTCACCTTTTGATTCCGTTTTTTTATGAATGGCAAGACATATATCCGTTCTCAATTTATTTGGATCTGTGATTTTAGGATCATCATAATAAATTGCAATATGCTCCATACCTTTCGTAAATAGTTTTTGTTCTTTTACATATTGCCAAAGTTTTTGCCAGGCACTTCCAAAATCAAGCTCACCATAATTACCGGTTAATTTAATATAAATAACTTGTTTAGGATTCAACTCCAAAATTTTCGGACTTTTTAAATTTAATTTTTCATTTAGTCGAGATTGTTTCATAATAATCAAATCTTTATTGTTTCTATAATCATTAGGGGAAAATCCGTATAAAGCACGAAAAGCTTTGGAAAAAGAAGAAGGCACATTATATCCGACCTGATAAGCAATTTCATTAATTGCAATATTGCTATACCTTAGTTGTTTGGCTGCTTTTTCCAATCGTGTTCTTGTAATATAAGTGCCGAGGGGTTCACCAAAATAAGCTCGGGTAATACGATGAAAATGCCACAGTGAAAAACATGAAATTTCTGCAAGTTTCATCATATCAATATCTTCATCCAGATGGTTATTAATATATTCGGAAATAATATTAATTCTTTTGATATAATCTTCTTTGGTTGTCGGCCTTTGAGTCATCTTATATAAATTTTCCGCAAAGATATGTCCTCAAATCAACATAGACTTTTCCTATATTGCTATTTTATATCTAACTAATCTTTTTTCTCTTTAGCCTGAGACTATTAGTAACAACACTTACGCTGCTAAAAGCCATTGCGGCACCGGCAATCATCGGGTTTAATAAGAATCCGTTTATCGGGTAAAGAATTCCTGCGGCAATCGGAACTCCTATCAAATTATAAATAAAAGCCCAGAAAAGGTTTTGTTTAATTGTTCGAACGGTAAACTTAGAAAGTTTAATAGCTTCCGGAATTTTGCCCAAATCTGATGAAATAATAGTCATTTTCGCTACATCCATAGCAATATCACTGCCCTTTCCCATAGCAATACTAAGATCCGCTTGCGCTAAAGCGGCACTATCGTTTATACCGTCGCCAACCATTGCAACAATCTTTCCTTCAGATTGTAATTGTTTAATAAAACTTGATTTTTCATTAGGAAGAACTTCAGCCTTAAAATGCTTTATTCCTACTTTAAGGGCAATTTCTTGTGCGGTTTCCTTATTGTCGCCGGTAAGCATATAAACTTCAATTCCCGATTTTTCTAATTCTTCAACAGCTTTTATAGAATTATCCTTTATTTTATCTGTTATGCCTACAACTGCCAAAGCTTGCTTACTATCTGCAAACCAAATTACAGTTTTAGATTCTTTAGCAAGTTTTTCGGCATTTTCTAATAAAGTTTTATTGGTTGAAATATTATTTTCAACAAGGAGTTTATTGTTTCCGGCAAAATATAAATCACCATTCACAAAACCCTTGATTCCTTTACCTGTGACACTTTCGAATTTTTTTATTTCGATTTCTTTTGAATCCGCAAAATGATGAATTACGGCATCGGCGAGCGGATGTTCCGATAATTTCTCAAGACTATAGAAAATATTTTTCTTATCGTCATAATCATCTAACCAGATAGTGTCTGTTACAACAGGTTTTCCTTCCGTAATTGTTCCTGTCTTATCAAGAACAACAGCATTGACTTTTTTTGCAATTTCCAGACTTTCGGCGTCCTTTATCAAAATTCCGTTTTCGGCACCTTTTCCGATTCCTACCATAATTGCCGTTGGTGTTGCCAATCCGAGCGCGCAGGGACAAGCAATAATAAGAACAGTAACCATTGCAAGAAGACCGTGAGTAACACCATTTGTATGATCGAAAATTATCCAAAGAATAAAAGACAAAACGGCAATTCCTATTATCGTCGGTACAAAAACGGAAGCAATTTTATCCGCTAACTTCTGAACCGGAGCCTTGCTTCCCTGTGCATCCTTAACCATTTGTATAATTTGGGATAACATAGTATCATTGCCGACTTTTTCAGCTTTGAAATTAAAACTTCCTTTCTGATTTATAGTTCCGGCAAAAACTTTCGAATCGTTTTCCTTAAAAACGGCCGTCGGTTCGCCACTTAACATACTTTCATCAACATAAGAATTTCCATCTATGACAATTCCGTCAACGGCAATTTTTTCTCCGGGTTTTACAACAATAATATTTCCGGGTTCAATTTTATCTACAGAGATTTCTTTTTGCTTACCCGATTCATCAATAATTATTACCGATTTCGGTTGTAAGCCCATCAACTTTTTAATCGCAGATGAAGTATTTCCCTTTGCTTTTTCTTCGAGCAACCGACCAAGCAAAATGAAAGCAATTATCACACTTGAAGCTTCAAAATAAACATGAGGTTCAATTCCGCGCGAAATCCAGAATTCAGGAAAAAACATATTAAATAAGCTAAAAAAATATGCAATTCCCGTACTCAAAGCCACCAAAGTATCCATACTTACAGAACGGTGTTTCAACTGTTTCCAAGCATTTATAAAGAAGTCTCTTCCTAACCAGAAAACCACTGGAGTTGAAAGTACGCACATAATTATGTTTGCATACGGCATATGCATAAAAAACATACCTATAACAAATATCGGTAATGAAAGAATTATTGCCCACACAGTACGGGTTTTCAGCTGTTTGAACTTCTTTTGGTGTATTTCTTCGAGTTCATCAGAAAGGTTTTTATTTTCGTCAATGATAAGATCATATCCAATATTTTGAACAGCAGCACGGATTTTTTCGGAAGAAGTTGAATCCGGGTCAAATTCAACAGTTACGGTCGCATTTGCAAAGTTTACAGCGGCTTTTTCAATACCTTCCGTTTCATTCAACATCTTATCTATTTTGGCGGCACAAGCTGCACAGCCCATGTTGAGAACCGGAAAGGTTTTTTTTATGGTTTTATTTTTAGGCATAATAAAATAATATCAAAAGGTTTATGCAAAGATATAAAACAATTGGTATTTGATAATTAATAATTGGTAATTAATTGATTAACTTCTCAAGTTGTTTATAAAATTTAAGAAAAGAGTTATCTCAAACAGAAACAATCTTTATTCTAAATTATCATCTTTTGTATCGGAACTTTAACAATTCATCTTTTGTACTTATATCTTCTTTTTGTACATTTGTGAATTAATAATTTTTTCTTTAATTAAAAATAATAAACTATGAAGCATTTTTTTATTTTCCTCGCAGCAGTACTTTTTATTAGTACATTAACTTTCGGACAAGATGTAGTAAAGCAAGCTTATTTAGATGAGAACGGTGTTGTTCAAGTAAAAGAAGTTATAACAAATGAAACTATTTCTACTAACAAACAAGAGAAATCTCAAGTCAACGGTTTTCCCGTATATTTTGGATCGAATACAACATATAAAAACTTCCGTGGCGTAACTTTAGCAAATTTAGATGGTCAGCCCGGAGATGAAATTATTATATCCACCAATGATTCCGTTTATGTTGTTAAAGGCAACGGTTCTATTTTATGGCAAGCTAAATTGAACGGTTTGGCTCAATGGCCTCCAACTGTGGGAGATATAAACAATGACGGAAAATTAGAAGTTATTGTTGCATCTTCCTATGCAACACAAAGAGGTGCTATTGATGTATTTGACAATGAGGGGAATGCTTTAGCCGGATTTCCTTATGTAATTACCAGAGGTCCCGTTTCTTGTGCACCTACTTTGGGTGATATTGACGGTGACGGTTATC of the Bacteroidales bacterium genome contains:
- a CDS encoding DUF1295 domain-containing protein encodes the protein MLNKIKQSRFASYTVIILMYVVATLVGLFIFSLNKNGNDILYLFYADVAATVIIWLFGVWFSNSSIYDPYWSVAPPIILTFLYFYYGCMSISAVLLMIAIWFWAIRLTVNWIYTFPNLMHQDWRYVMYREENPKIWQLVNFMGIHFLPTLVVFLAMIPGFYVLQLDLNPNIWTYLSCALCVFAAVLQLVSDIQMHRFRKNNKGRVCNNGLWKYSRHPNYLGEILLWWGVYFILISVAPQYWWTIFGPIVNNLLFVFISIPLMEKRQIKNKPEYVEYIKITGSLLPKIGKNN
- a CDS encoding heavy metal translocating P-type ATPase, whose translation is MPKNKTIKKTFPVLNMGCAACAAKIDKMLNETEGIEKAAVNFANATVTVEFDPDSTSSEKIRAAVQNIGYDLIIDENKNLSDELEEIHQKKFKQLKTRTVWAIILSLPIFVIGMFFMHMPYANIIMCVLSTPVVFWLGRDFFINAWKQLKHRSVSMDTLVALSTGIAYFFSLFNMFFPEFWISRGIEPHVYFEASSVIIAFILLGRLLEEKAKGNTSSAIKKLMGLQPKSVIIIDESGKQKEISVDKIEPGNIIVVKPGEKIAVDGIVIDGNSYVDESMLSGEPTAVFKENDSKVFAGTINQKGSFNFKAEKVGNDTMLSQIIQMVKDAQGSKAPVQKLADKIASVFVPTIIGIAVLSFILWIIFDHTNGVTHGLLAMVTVLIIACPCALGLATPTAIMVGIGKGAENGILIKDAESLEIAKKVNAVVLDKTGTITEGKPVVTDTIWLDDYDDKKNIFYSLEKLSEHPLADAVIHHFADSKEIEIKKFESVTGKGIKGFVNGDLYFAGNNKLLVENNISTNKTLLENAEKLAKESKTVIWFADSKQALAVVGITDKIKDNSIKAVEELEKSGIEVYMLTGDNKETAQEIALKVGIKHFKAEVLPNEKSSFIKQLQSEGKIVAMVGDGINDSAALAQADLSIAMGKGSDIAMDVAKMTIISSDLGKIPEAIKLSKFTVRTIKQNLFWAFIYNLIGVPIAAGILYPINGFLLNPMIAGAAMAFSSVSVVTNSLRLKRKKIS
- a CDS encoding DUF2798 domain-containing protein, with the translated sequence MSFLMVFGMESYNHIIATNSISLSSFIIPLFELCWLMATVIILQALIGSKLAEIIASKFVNIETGRPLAIILVRQISTVLVMCPIMSLVATFAFKNGFNSSFLSIWIKTIVINFPMALLWQILVAGPIVRFTVSKISQ
- a CDS encoding AraC family transcriptional regulator; translation: MTQRPTTKEDYIKRINIISEYINNHLDEDIDMMKLAEISCFSLWHFHRITRAYFGEPLGTYITRTRLEKAAKQLRYSNIAINEIAYQVGYNVPSSFSKAFRALYGFSPNDYRNNKDLIIMKQSRLNEKLNLKSPKILELNPKQVIYIKLTGNYGELDFGSAWQKLWQYVKEQKLFTKGMEHIAIYYDDPKITDPNKLRTDICLAIHKKTESKGEIGVKTIEGGRFAVFLYQGTYDKLDMVYDTIYSEWLPESGYKLRNYQCFEKYISNPARVAPEKLKTEIYIAIE